A section of the Castanea sativa cultivar Marrone di Chiusa Pesio chromosome 12, ASM4071231v1 genome encodes:
- the LOC142619917 gene encoding metal transporter Nramp7.2-like has product MRSQEQPQQVSDVVPSWGGGSNRIAALNLEGTPPPNITDSPDHKQFDHHDEDSQKPGWRKFLSHVGPGFLVSLAYLDPGNLETDLQAGASHRFELLWVILIGLIFALIIQSLAANLGVSTGKHLSELCKAEYPKYLKYCLWLLAEVAVIAADIPEVIGTAFALNILFHIPIWTGVLITGLSTLLLLGLQRYGVRKLELLITILVFVMAACFFGEMGYVKPPAAPVLEGMFIPKLSGQGATGDAIALLGALVMPHNLFLHSALVLSRKIPNSVHGINDACRYFLIESGFALFVAFLINVAIVSVSGTVCSANNISNETANQCNDLNINSASFLLKNVLGRSSSTIYAIALLASGQSSTITGTYAGQFIMQGFLDLKMKKWIRNLMTRCIAITPSLIVSIIGGSNGSARLIIIASMILSFELPFALIPLLKFSSSATKMGPHKNSIYVIVISWILGMGIIGINIYYLSTGFVGWLIHSNLPKVANVFIGLLVFPLMLIYILAVIYLTFRKDTVVTFVEPIKHGHPVAQNNMEHGLGNSCEVGELDHIPYREDLADIPLPE; this is encoded by the exons atgAGAAGCCAAGAACAACCGCAGCAAGTAAGTGATGTCGTACCATCATGGGGTGGAGGGAGCAACCGTATAGCTGCCCTTAATCTAGAGGGAACCCCACCCCCCAATATCACTGATAGTCCTGATCATAAACAGTTTGATCATCATGATGAGGACTCTCAG AAACCTGGGTGGAGAAAGTTCCTATCACATGTAGGCCCTGGATTCCTTGTCTCCTTAGCTTATCTTGACCCAGGCAATT TGGAAACTGATCTGCAAGCTGGAGCAAGTCACAGATTTGAG CTACTGTGGGTGATACTTATTGGATTGATCTTTGCGCTCATAATTCAATCTCTGGCTGCAAATCTTGGTGTAAGCACTG GCAAACACCTTTCAGAATTATGTAAGGCTGAGTACCCAAAATATTTGAAGTATTGCCTATGGTTGCTAGCAGAGGTTGCAGTCATAGCTGCTGACATACCCGAag TGATTGGAACAGCCTTTGCACTAAATATATTGTTCCACATCCCAATTTGGACTGGAGTTCTCATCACTGGTTTGAGTACTCTCTTACTTCTTGGCCTACAGAGATACGgg GTTAGGAAGCTGGAATTGCTGATAACAATACTGGTCTTCGTAATGGCTGCATGTTTCTTTGGAGAAATGGGTTATGTAAAGCCTCCAGCAGCTCCTGTGCTGGAGGGAATGTTTATACCCAAGCTCAGTGGCCAAGGAGCCACCGGGGATGCCATAGCACTTTTGGGTGCCCTTGTCATGCC GCATAATCTCTTTCTCCACTCAGCTCTTGTGCTATCCAGGAAAATACCAAATTCTGTCCATGGTATCAAT GATGCATGTCGATATTTCCTAATAGAGAGCGGATTCGCATTGTTTGTTGCATTTCTAATCAATGTTGCAATTGTCTCGGTATCGGGCACTGTTTGCTCAGCCAATAACATCTCAAATGAGACTGCAAATCAATGCAATGATCTTAACATCAACTCAGCCTCTTTCCTTCTCAAg aATGTATTGGGTCGGTCAAGCTCAACCATTTATGCCATTGCATTACTAGCCTCAGGGCAAAGCTCCACCATCACAGGCACTTATGCAGGGCAATTCATCATGCAG GGTTTCTTGGATCTTAAGATGAAAAAATGGATTAGAAACCTGATGACAAGGTGCATTGCCATTACACCTAGTCTTATTGTTTCCATTATTGGAGGATCTAATGGTTCAGCCCGACTTATCATCATCGCATCG ATGATACTTTCATTTGAGCTTCCATTTGCTCTAATCCCCCTCCTAAAATTTAGTAGCAGCGCCACCAAGATGGGACCACACAAGAATTCAATATAT GTTATTGTGATCTCGTGGATCCTAGGGATGGGAATCATTGGCATCAACATCTACTACCTGAGTACAGGCTTTGTCGGTTGGCTAATTCACAGCAATTTACCAAAGGTTGCAAATGTGTTCATTGGGCTCCTAGTGTTTCCCTTAATGCTCATCTATATCTTAGCAGTCATCTATCTTACCTTCCGAAAAGACACTGTTGTAACATTTGTTGAGCCTATAAAGCATGGCCACCCAGTAGCCCAAAACAACATGGAACACGGGCTAGGTAATTCTTGTGAGGTGGGCGAGTTGGATCACATTCCTTACAGAGAGGATTTGGCTGATATCCCACTACCAGAGTGA